In Mycobacterium sp. 050128, one genomic interval encodes:
- a CDS encoding sensor histidine kinase: protein MAHSGRTPTLLHPRAWSISARSALVSATVILVALIMAGAVLLLVLHFALISAADDAARSRLRDIARTLQSETTPDIDPPLLATDQRIVAVQIIDGAGHSVASSSSTPEPPMVALNTVGSTPQIGITGAAVRMHDVRVAAQSLDTPTGHYVVLVGAGTDDVEATVSTVAIGLAAAAPLVVAAAGVATYLLVRRSLRSVEAIRSRVADISASDLAERVPVPPQRDEIYTLATTMNQMLSRLESSQTTQRRFIADASHELRSPLSTVISALEVGVAHPELLDVRLAADTLLPEARRMQALVEDLLLLARADERGLALRRTDTDLDDLAVTEVTRLRRETTLDVHAELTPTRLVGDASALARVLRNLLDNAARHATSRVEVTVRPEDGQVCLTVADDGPGIAPADRLRVFERFVRLDTDRSRSGGGTGLGLAIVFEIVAAHGGSVHIDDRSGGGTAVVVQLPLDAATPASSPASNR from the coding sequence GGTGTCGGCGACGGTCATCCTGGTGGCGCTCATCATGGCCGGTGCCGTCCTGCTGTTGGTGTTGCACTTCGCGCTGATTTCGGCCGCTGACGACGCGGCGCGGAGTCGGCTGCGCGACATCGCCAGAACGCTGCAGTCGGAAACCACCCCCGACATCGATCCGCCCCTTTTGGCCACCGACCAACGCATCGTCGCCGTCCAAATTATCGACGGTGCAGGGCATTCGGTGGCCTCGTCGAGCTCCACACCCGAGCCGCCGATGGTGGCGCTCAACACGGTCGGAAGTACCCCACAAATCGGAATCACCGGCGCCGCAGTGCGAATGCACGACGTCCGGGTGGCCGCGCAGTCACTCGACACACCGACGGGACATTACGTCGTACTCGTCGGGGCCGGCACCGACGACGTGGAAGCCACCGTCTCCACGGTGGCTATCGGCCTGGCCGCGGCCGCGCCGTTGGTGGTCGCGGCGGCGGGCGTGGCCACCTACCTTCTGGTGCGGCGGTCACTGCGTTCGGTGGAAGCGATTCGCTCGCGGGTCGCCGACATCAGTGCCTCCGATCTCGCCGAGCGGGTGCCGGTGCCACCGCAACGTGACGAGATCTACACGCTGGCAACCACAATGAACCAGATGTTGTCGCGCCTCGAATCCAGCCAAACCACCCAACGCCGGTTCATCGCCGACGCCTCCCATGAACTGCGCAGCCCGCTGTCCACCGTGATCTCGGCACTCGAGGTCGGCGTCGCCCACCCCGAGCTTCTCGACGTTCGGCTCGCCGCCGACACGTTGCTACCGGAAGCGCGTCGAATGCAGGCGCTGGTGGAGGACCTGCTACTGCTGGCCCGAGCCGACGAACGCGGGCTGGCGCTGCGCCGCACCGACACCGACCTCGACGACCTGGCCGTCACCGAGGTCACCCGGCTGCGGCGCGAGACGACGCTGGACGTACACGCCGAACTCACTCCGACGCGGCTGGTCGGTGACGCGAGCGCGCTGGCGCGTGTGCTGCGTAACCTGCTCGACAACGCGGCGCGGCACGCGACGTCGCGGGTCGAGGTGACGGTGCGGCCCGAAGACGGTCAAGTTTGCCTAACCGTGGCCGACGACGGCCCCGGGATCGCGCCCGCCGACCGGCTACGGGTGTTCGAGCGGTTCGTGCGCCTGGACACCGACCGCTCTCGCAGCGGCGGCGGCACCGGACTGGGACTGGCCATCGTGTTCGAAATCGTTGCCGCACACGGCGGTAGCGTGCATATCGACGACCGCTCGGGTGGCGGCACCGCGGTGGTCGTTCAGCTCCCGCTGGACGCCGCGACGCCGGCGTCCTCCCCGGCCTCCAACCGGTAG